The following coding sequences are from one Mytilus trossulus isolate FHL-02 chromosome 8, PNRI_Mtr1.1.1.hap1, whole genome shotgun sequence window:
- the LOC134728125 gene encoding protein toll-like yields the protein MRMRINIILITFILKVFILIQALPRNQIEEDMQSLFNRSDLRCPMKCNKGPTLFKMSCCICHSKSDVKNLGPLAIVDKRNHYGSEIVNYGDKHEFYALSHRHGHLEFMPGNICNFKGLFMIDLSFNKIKTLDIISCLTNLDTLMLRGNNIQYMNNNTFMNMRFLRIVDLSMNIISLMDPGFLFNMNGSLFYLNLSFNKMHTLDITNAIATKQEYFCLVDYSHNSIKSLTNEETWKLKSNSTVGHGGMVNLSNNSLTSFFDVNTLRFLGFEHPLLIGRLMFYGFDLRDNKWNCDCKVFQFAKAAERLVQVMTRDYFDVKCYSPISLKDRLIVTIIKERQYDNLICNLSFADKCPRKCRCMYQPAVRNRTLIDCSNLHLMTLPHMLPDYNVLEVDLSNNSLYDLSNQFDHIHNHRRTIKNYFERIRFLNVSNNHIQILPRSNLFHLRDAEIDFRGNIIHSLHRSIADLNPCNIYLDTIEMKCECEDIWLQQWLPKNDSKCIKNVQVLCQIEKQIIAIQFMTKKNLGCRIPDTNVIWISAVIVAAFITVVLLSAIIFSFRFEIFIIGRKFLKHFRGTSYPLTLYYDVYIACNEEDEKIRLWLTTHLLPTLEESNMLRVFWPCRDSEIGVPREEEMINVMSHTKTFIIILSEEYKAPVRWNEKEWKHAWHNYTHDLNKEIVIINYDLLEANEIAKRYLGAFLRIGQFIDFSNHKKSIENEIASLITKQDNNLKKYERKHFSHSQIDNEKNPFLKQYPLYSEFRCKK from the coding sequence ATGAGGATGAGGATTAATATTATCTTGATAACATTTATCTTGaaagttttcatattgattCAAGCATTACCACGTAATCAAATCGAAGAAGACATGCAATCATTGTTCAATAGAAGTGATTTAAGATGTCCAATGAAATGTAACAAGGGGCCGACATTATTTAAGATGTCCTGCTGTATTTGTCATTCAAAATCAGATGTTAAAAATCTGGGACCTTTAGCAATAGTAGACAAAAGAAACCATTATGGTTCGGAAATAGTGAATTATGGAGATAAGCATGAATTTTATGCGTTGAGTCATCGACATGGCCATCTTGAATTTATGCCTGGGAATATCTGTAATTTTAAAGGATTGTTCATGATAGATTTGTCTTTCAACAAGATAAAGACTTTAGACATAATTTCATGCTTGACAAACTTAGACACTCTGATGCTTCGTGGCAACAATATTCAGTATATGAATAATAACACGTTCATGAATATGAGGTTCCTTCGTATAGTTGATTTATCAATGAATATAATAAGTTTAATGGATCCAGGTTTTCTCTTTAACATGAATGGAAGTTTATTTTACCTTAACTTATCTTTTAATAAGATGCATACTCTGGATATCACAAATGCAATTGCAACAAAACAGGAGTATTTTTGTCTGGTAGATTATTCCCATAATTCAATAAAATCACTAACAAATGAAGAGACATGGAAACTTAAATCGAATTCCACAGTCGGGCACGGAGGTATGGTGAATCTGTCTAATAATTCACTTACATCGTTTTTTGATGTGAATACGCTGCGTTTTCTTGGATTTGAACACCCTCTGCTAATTGGAAGACTTATGTTCTATGGGTTTGACCTTAGAGATAATAAATGGAACTGTGACTGCAAAGTGTTTCAATTTGCCAAAGCAGCAGAACGACTTGTACAGGTAATGACAAGGGATTACTTTGACGTTAAATGTTATTCACCAATCAGCTTAAAGGATAGACTAATTGTTACAATTATAAAAGAGCGTCaatatgataatttaatttGCAATTTATCGTTTGCAGACAAATGTCCGCGAAAATGTCGCTGTATGTATCAACCAGCTGTCAGAAATAGAACTCTCATTGACTGTTCAAATTTGCACCTCATGACTCTTCCACACATGCTTCCTGATTATAATGTGTTAGAAGTAGATTTATCAAATAACAGTCTATATGATCTTTCAAATCAGTTTGATCATATTCATAATCATAGACGAACTATTAAAAACTACTTCGAGCGTATtcgttttttaaatgtttcaaacaaCCATATCCAAATATTACCACGCtcaaatttgtttcatttaaggGACGCAGAAATCGATTTTAGAGGAAATATAATTCATTCTTTACATAGGTCTATTGCGGACTTAAACCCATGCAACATTTATCTAGACACCATAGAGATGAAATGTGAATGTGAAGATATTTGGTTGCAGCAATGGCTTCCGAAGAATGATTCTAAATGTATCAAAAATGTACAAGTGTTGTGCCAGATTGAGAAACAAATAATTGCCATACAGTTTATGACAAAGAAAAACCTTGGGTGTAGAATACCGGATACTAATGTTATATGGATCAGTGCAGTTATCGTTGCAGCGTTCATTACTGTCGTTTTACTGTCAGCAATCATATTTTCCTTTAGATTTGAGATATTTATAATTGGCAGGAAATTCCTTAAACATTTTAGGGGGACTTCTTATCCTTTGACATTGTATTATGACGTATACATTGCCTGCAATGAAGAAGATGAAAAGATTCGTTTGTGGCTGACTACGCATTTACTGCCTACTCTAGAGGAGAGCAATATGCTTAGGGTGTTTTGGCCTTGCAGAGATAGTGAAATAGGAGTTCCCCGTGAAGAGGAAATGATCAACGTGATGTCCCATACTAAAACGTTTATCATCATTTTGAGTGAAGAGTATAAAGCACCTGTTCGTTGGAATGAGAAAGAATGGAAACATGCCTGGCACAATTATACACATGATCTGAACAAGGAAATCGTTATTATTAATTACGACCTACTGGAGGCAAATGAAATCGCAAAGCGATATCTTGGAGCTTTTCTCCGAATTGGACAGTTTATTGACTTTTCTAATCACAAGAAGTCGATAGAGAATGAAATAGCTTCCTTAATAACAAAACAAGataacaatttaaagaaatacGAAAGAAAACACTTTTCTCATTCTCAAatagataatgaaaaaaacccatttcTGAAACAATATCCTTTATATTCAGAGTTTCGATGTAAGAAATAA